A region of Nitrospinota bacterium DNA encodes the following proteins:
- a CDS encoding CBS domain-containing protein, which produces MLTVGDRMAIDLIKVNTGASALSVAQLMAEKRIGSLLVEDGGKVAGIITETDLVRKIMAKGLDAAALKCSEVMSAPLKTIESTRKLFEAAEVMDKHHIRHLAVEEDGEIKGVISVRDLIHPEFTDGEGW; this is translated from the coding sequence ATGCTTACTGTTGGCGACAGGATGGCCATTGACCTGATAAAAGTGAATACCGGCGCATCGGCGCTCTCGGTGGCCCAGCTGATGGCCGAAAAACGAATCGGCAGTCTGCTGGTGGAAGACGGTGGTAAAGTGGCAGGAATTATCACCGAGACCGACCTTGTCCGCAAGATCATGGCCAAAGGGCTGGACGCGGCCGCCCTGAAATGCTCCGAGGTGATGAGCGCCCCGTTGAAGACCATAGAGTCCACCCGGAAGCTTTTCGAAGCCGCCGAAGTGATGGACAAACACCACATCCGGCACCTTGCGGTGGAAGAGGACGGCGAGATAAAAGGGGTTATTTCCGTGCGAGACCTTATCCACCCGGAATTCACCGATGGGGAAGGGTGGTAG
- a CDS encoding FAD-dependent oxidoreductase codes for MTRRYYDFLYDPKTYADIPCQTNCPVHTDIQEYVRLISQGRWSEAHMLIRETNPFPSVCARVCQHPCETGCNRQRVDDSVAIRTLKRAATDYSEREVNPPAASYPTLSEKIAVIGAGPAGLTAAYDLAKLGYRVTVFEAEKHGGGMLRYGIPAYRLPREVIDKEIEFVRRSGVDIRYGVRIGKDVMLEDLRAEYNAVLIAAGAWKAAMLNVPGEDLKGVFHGATFMYKINNGESMSLTGKKVVVVGGGFTAMDVSRSSIRMGAKEVHIVYRRTRDEIPVVEQEIIEAEEEGVTFHYLVAPVEVVSSDGKNVSGIKLIRNQLGEPDRSGRRKPVPVEGSEYVMDCDIVAPAVSQAPESDCLNGLKGVRLTNWGSIVVDEKSWMTNLPGVFAVGDFITGTQHAIKVIAEGHHAAVSIDTFLRGEKGDYARKNREEYDLVDMDEPGSKAYHYDDIARQTSGAIAINKRVSTFLEVETGFTKEQAIAEASRCFKCNYLWTYKPELCIMCANCVDVCPQACLSITPLTELQHQRWLNEGIGLKEQGVTGIVIERDRCIRCGFCRDVCPTDSITFSCYKGSVEKLKV; via the coding sequence ATGACCAGAAGGTATTACGATTTTCTTTACGACCCGAAAACCTACGCGGACATTCCCTGTCAGACGAATTGTCCCGTTCATACGGATATACAGGAATACGTAAGGCTTATCTCCCAGGGGCGCTGGTCCGAGGCGCACATGCTTATCCGGGAGACCAACCCGTTCCCATCGGTTTGCGCCAGGGTGTGTCAGCATCCATGCGAAACCGGGTGTAACCGGCAGAGGGTGGACGATTCTGTGGCTATCCGCACCCTCAAACGGGCCGCCACCGATTATTCCGAACGGGAGGTTAACCCGCCAGCCGCGAGCTATCCCACGTTAAGCGAAAAAATCGCGGTGATAGGCGCTGGCCCCGCCGGGCTTACAGCCGCCTACGACCTGGCGAAGTTGGGTTACCGGGTAACAGTATTCGAAGCGGAAAAACATGGCGGCGGCATGTTGCGCTATGGGATTCCCGCCTACCGTTTGCCCCGGGAAGTTATAGACAAAGAAATAGAATTCGTAAGGCGCTCCGGCGTGGATATACGCTACGGCGTGCGGATCGGCAAAGACGTTATGCTGGAGGACCTGCGGGCTGAATATAACGCGGTGCTCATCGCCGCTGGCGCCTGGAAAGCGGCCATGCTGAACGTGCCCGGCGAGGATTTGAAAGGCGTATTCCACGGCGCAACTTTCATGTACAAGATAAACAATGGCGAGTCCATGTCGCTTACGGGCAAGAAGGTTGTGGTGGTGGGCGGCGGTTTTACCGCCATGGACGTGTCCCGCTCCTCCATCCGCATGGGCGCAAAGGAAGTCCATATAGTTTACCGCCGCACCAGGGACGAAATCCCGGTGGTGGAGCAGGAGATTATCGAGGCCGAGGAGGAAGGGGTTACTTTCCATTACCTGGTGGCCCCGGTGGAAGTTGTCTCCAGCGACGGGAAGAACGTTTCGGGCATTAAACTTATCCGCAACCAGCTGGGCGAACCGGACAGGAGCGGCAGAAGGAAACCTGTGCCCGTTGAGGGTTCAGAGTATGTCATGGATTGTGATATTGTGGCCCCCGCCGTTTCCCAGGCGCCGGAGAGCGATTGTCTCAATGGTCTAAAAGGGGTGCGGCTTACTAACTGGGGCTCCATCGTTGTGGACGAGAAGAGCTGGATGACCAACCTCCCCGGCGTTTTCGCCGTGGGCGATTTTATCACAGGCACCCAGCACGCCATTAAAGTCATCGCCGAGGGGCATCACGCCGCCGTGTCCATAGACACGTTCCTGCGGGGGGAGAAGGGGGATTACGCCCGGAAAAACCGCGAGGAGTACGATCTTGTGGATATGGACGAGCCGGGAAGCAAGGCATACCATTACGACGACATCGCAAGGCAGACCAGCGGAGCCATCGCCATCAACAAGCGGGTCAGCACCTTCCTGGAGGTGGAGACCGGCTTTACGAAGGAACAGGCCATAGCCGAGGCCAGCCGTTGTTTCAAATGCAACTACCTGTGGACTTACAAGCCTGAGCTTTGCATCATGTGCGCCAACTGCGTGGATGTTTGCCCGCAGGCTTGCCTCTCCATCACGCCGCTTACGGAGTTACAGCACCAGCGCTGGCTCAACGAAGGGATCGGTTTGAAAGAGCAGGGGGTCACCGGCATCGTTATAGAGCGTGACAGGTGTATCCGGTGCGGATTCTGCCGGGACGTTTGCCCCACTGACTCCATCACGTTCTCCTGTTATAAAGGTAGCGTCGAAAAACTGAAGGTCTGA
- a CDS encoding c-type cytochrome → MNYIVAAILIINVLGFIVLWKREQSLLYAIFSVSILFLFGLTTYKDMTPEWKQYQYKYRDMLVAHEEDPEMRKEAAKFEIKIRQIWNKELGVADRCISCHLGWENPDMKDAPQPFTYHKAARILENGRTVHDFNKTGCVICHQGQGLGTNKLDAHARDIHHWETPMYPTGQFGMVQASCPQCHEEVYRQGTDLEGAEMLLDARDYASGQNPLQIECVSCHTIRGVGEVVAPDLTSYGESTEHEFEATHNMKHVEGAKEKYEWTLQHFLNPQKISPADPEHGVEETIMPNFEMPKETAHMLTTWVYSNKESKVPLKYRYRLQIAEGEKKHGGLVQEIAGLYTPAEYAELAEGEKLVLRYNCWVCHTIHGKGGKLAPDLTKVGTRRKEEWMVKHFKDPRSVTQKSFMPKFNLSDEQISELVTYLKTLQ, encoded by the coding sequence ATGAATTACATAGTAGCCGCCATACTGATAATAAACGTCCTGGGGTTCATAGTCCTGTGGAAGCGGGAACAGAGCCTTCTTTACGCCATATTCTCGGTCTCCATACTTTTCCTTTTCGGCCTTACCACCTATAAGGACATGACCCCGGAATGGAAACAGTACCAGTACAAATACAGGGACATGCTGGTGGCTCATGAAGAGGATCCGGAAATGCGGAAAGAGGCCGCCAAATTCGAGATCAAGATCCGCCAGATATGGAACAAGGAACTGGGCGTGGCCGACCGGTGCATATCCTGCCATTTGGGATGGGAAAACCCGGATATGAAAGACGCTCCCCAGCCTTTCACCTATCATAAAGCGGCCCGCATACTGGAGAATGGCCGCACGGTCCACGATTTCAACAAGACAGGTTGTGTGATCTGTCACCAGGGCCAAGGTTTGGGCACCAACAAGCTTGACGCGCATGCCCGGGACATCCATCATTGGGAAACACCGATGTATCCCACCGGCCAGTTTGGCATGGTCCAGGCCTCGTGCCCCCAGTGTCATGAAGAGGTTTACCGGCAGGGTACCGATCTTGAGGGCGCCGAGATGTTGCTGGACGCCAGGGATTACGCCTCCGGCCAAAACCCGCTCCAGATAGAATGCGTGTCCTGTCATACCATCCGTGGCGTGGGCGAGGTGGTGGCGCCGGACCTGACCAGTTACGGTGAGTCCACCGAGCACGAGTTCGAGGCCACCCACAACATGAAGCATGTGGAAGGCGCGAAGGAAAAATACGAGTGGACGTTACAGCATTTCCTGAACCCGCAGAAAATATCTCCGGCGGATCCGGAGCATGGGGTTGAGGAAACCATAATGCCCAACTTCGAGATGCCCAAAGAAACGGCGCATATGCTTACCACCTGGGTCTATTCCAACAAGGAAAGCAAGGTGCCGTTGAAGTATCGTTACCGCCTGCAGATCGCCGAGGGTGAAAAGAAACACGGCGGCCTGGTCCAGGAAATAGCCGGCCTGTACACCCCGGCGGAATACGCCGAGTTGGCGGAAGGTGAAAAGCTTGTTCTGCGGTATAACTGCTGGGTGTGCCATACCATCCACGGCAAGGGCGGCAAACTGGCGCCCGACCTGACCAAGGTCGGCACTCGCAGAAAAGAAGAGTGGATGGTGAAACACTTCAAGGATCCAAGGTCTGTCACCCAGAAATCGTTCATGCCGAAGTTCAACCTTTCGGATGAGCAGATTTCCGAGTTGGTGACTTACCTGAAAACTTTGCAGTAG
- a CDS encoding cytochrome b N-terminal domain-containing protein produces MAETPSEHGKQQEPGLLSKIVRLLTDNDIYRSFFRTGYPDTLLKRMAVMRSSFVMHILPTKVGTHGLKLGYTWCMGGITFFLFLMLTLTGVILMFYYVPEESRAFTDMKDLKFMVPYGMILRNMHRWAAHAMVFSVIVHMARVFYTGSYKAPRQFNWVVGVLLLTLTLLLSFTGYLLPWDQLGFWAVTVGTNMASATPFIGFEGPFSEFLGVRIDNDIRFAIIGGTRIGANALIRAYVWHCVALPLIASALMVFHFWRVRKDGFSGPL; encoded by the coding sequence ATGGCTGAAACGCCGTCTGAACACGGTAAACAGCAGGAGCCGGGGTTGCTAAGCAAAATTGTCCGGCTTTTGACCGACAACGACATATACCGGTCTTTCTTCAGGACCGGTTATCCGGACACCCTGTTGAAGCGCATGGCGGTCATGCGCTCCAGCTTCGTGATGCACATTCTCCCCACCAAGGTTGGTACCCATGGGCTTAAGCTGGGGTACACCTGGTGTATGGGTGGCATCACGTTCTTCCTTTTCCTCATGCTGACGCTGACGGGCGTCATATTGATGTTCTACTACGTGCCAGAGGAAAGCAGGGCTTTCACCGACATGAAAGACCTCAAGTTCATGGTTCCCTACGGCATGATATTGAGGAACATGCACCGGTGGGCGGCCCATGCCATGGTGTTCTCGGTTATAGTCCACATGGCCAGGGTGTTCTATACGGGTTCTTACAAGGCCCCGCGCCAGTTCAACTGGGTGGTGGGCGTGCTTCTACTTACGCTTACCCTTCTGCTGTCCTTCACCGGATATCTTCTGCCGTGGGACCAACTTGGTTTCTGGGCGGTTACCGTGGGCACCAACATGGCCTCGGCCACGCCGTTCATCGGGTTTGAAGGGCCGTTCTCCGAGTTCCTTGGGGTGCGAATCGATAACGATATAAGGTTTGCCATCATAGGCGGCACCAGGATCGGCGCCAACGCGCTGATCCGGGCTTATGTGTGGCACTGCGTGGCGTTGCCTCTCATAGCCTCGGCGCTTATGGTGTTCCATTTCTGGCGGGTGAGGAAAGACGGGTTCTCCGGGCCTCTGTAA
- a CDS encoding Rieske 2Fe-2S domain-containing protein, with product MAEHVSESSGGKGAPSRRKFFLITGWSSLGLFLSGAGAAFARYFYPGVLYEPQTTFNAGRPEEYVKPVNPTEVVVDERFKSSQRVWIVRSSKGVYAMVGVCTHLGCTPNWFPGEQRFKCPCHGSNYNVEGEVVAGPAPLPLFRAKIKLAPDGSMIITTGLLGIKRPELQYKKSTLLPRWTDEEKIDIAKAPYFLEIKA from the coding sequence ATGGCCGAGCATGTCTCCGAATCGTCCGGGGGTAAAGGCGCGCCCTCGCGGAGAAAGTTTTTTCTTATAACGGGCTGGTCGTCGCTAGGCCTGTTCTTGTCGGGCGCCGGGGCGGCGTTTGCCCGGTATTTTTATCCCGGTGTGCTTTATGAGCCCCAGACCACGTTCAACGCCGGACGGCCGGAAGAGTATGTAAAACCGGTCAACCCCACCGAAGTGGTGGTGGATGAGCGGTTTAAAAGCTCGCAAAGGGTTTGGATTGTAAGGAGTTCCAAAGGGGTTTACGCCATGGTGGGCGTTTGCACCCATTTAGGATGCACCCCCAACTGGTTTCCCGGCGAGCAGAGGTTCAAATGCCCCTGTCACGGCTCCAACTACAATGTGGAGGGTGAAGTGGTGGCGGGTCCCGCTCCATTGCCGCTGTTCCGGGCGAAGATTAAGCTTGCCCCGGACGGTTCCATGATAATCACTACCGGTCTTTTGGGCATCAAGCGTCCCGAGCTTCAATATAAGAAGTCCACGCTACTGCCCAGGTGGACCGACGAAGAGAAGATAGATATAGCCAAGGCGCCGTATTTCCTTGAGATAAAGGCGTAA
- the mobB gene encoding molybdopterin-guanine dinucleotide biosynthesis protein B, whose amino-acid sequence MKLEKTPNHSPLAIAFTGPSGSGKTTLIEKLIPELSSMGVGVGAVKRSHHRIEVDHPGKDSYRFREAGANPVLLLSDDTLFYAEKLSLPLTLGEALAMFAGKVDLALVEGFKQEAALRFVFAPLADIQSKSLHYGNDVAGFIVETPAPPGTVTDDGLPVFCRDNPRALAQWIIRDILPEKKRN is encoded by the coding sequence ATGAAACTGGAGAAAACACCGAACCATTCCCCTTTGGCCATAGCCTTCACGGGCCCTTCCGGTAGCGGTAAAACCACCCTTATAGAAAAACTGATTCCAGAGCTTTCTTCTATGGGGGTTGGGGTGGGCGCGGTGAAACGAAGTCATCACAGGATAGAAGTGGACCACCCTGGCAAAGATTCTTACCGGTTTCGGGAGGCTGGGGCCAATCCGGTTCTGCTATTAAGCGACGACACGCTGTTTTACGCCGAGAAACTTTCCCTCCCGCTTACGCTGGGTGAAGCGCTGGCAATGTTCGCCGGAAAGGTGGATCTTGCGCTAGTGGAGGGATTCAAGCAAGAGGCGGCACTGAGGTTTGTTTTCGCTCCCCTTGCCGATATACAGTCAAAAAGCTTACACTATGGCAATGACGTGGCCGGTTTTATAGTGGAAACCCCGGCCCCGCCGGGAACCGTGACGGATGATGGCCTGCCGGTGTTTTGCAGGGATAATCCCCGCGCCCTGGCCCAATGGATAATCCGGGATATCCTGCCGGAAAAGAAAAGGAACTAA
- the tatA gene encoding twin-arginine translocase TatA/TatE family subunit: MLSMPKLLLLLVVVLVLFGASRLPAIGSGLGKGIRNFRDSFKEDEPEKLKDGNGK; the protein is encoded by the coding sequence ATGTTAAGCATGCCCAAACTTCTTCTGCTTCTGGTGGTGGTACTGGTCCTTTTCGGGGCTTCCCGGCTCCCGGCCATTGGTTCCGGCCTGGGCAAAGGCATCCGCAATTTCCGCGACTCTTTTAAAGAGGATGAACCGGAAAAACTGAAAGACGGAAACGGCAAATAA
- the moaC gene encoding cyclic pyranopterin monophosphate synthase MoaC, which produces MPLTHFDKRGSAWMVDVGAKSDTVREAVAEGRIIMGAATLRLIMEGSAKKGDVLGVARLAGIMAAKKTPEIIPLCHNIPLSSVEVDFTVDETRSCVVARALVRTTGKTGVEMEAITAVSAALLTVYDMVKSAGKDMTITDISLLEKSGGKSGHYKKNNAAK; this is translated from the coding sequence ATGCCGCTAACCCATTTTGATAAACGGGGCTCCGCCTGGATGGTGGACGTGGGAGCAAAGTCCGACACCGTGCGCGAGGCGGTGGCCGAAGGCCGGATAATCATGGGTGCGGCGACCCTTCGCCTCATAATGGAAGGCTCCGCCAAGAAGGGTGACGTATTGGGGGTGGCCCGGCTGGCGGGTATCATGGCGGCAAAAAAAACCCCCGAGATAATCCCCCTGTGCCATAACATTCCCCTTTCGTCTGTGGAGGTGGACTTCACCGTGGACGAGACCCGCTCTTGCGTGGTGGCCCGGGCGCTTGTGCGCACCACGGGAAAAACCGGGGTAGAGATGGAGGCTATCACCGCGGTGTCGGCGGCGTTACTTACGGTTTACGACATGGTAAAGTCCGCCGGGAAAGATATGACCATAACGGACATATCACTGCTTGAAAAAAGCGGCGGTAAGAGCGGACATTATAAAAAGAACAATGCGGCGAAATAA
- a CDS encoding (Fe-S)-binding protein gives MEKFKYDFLESVRDEIDKCTKCASCQAGCPTYENSGSETLVARGKIRLAKGALSGETDITGRIANDFSQCLSCMNCLASCPSGVDTMKIFSAMRAEINRENGSGPIAGFIFKYLLPYPARLNILAKLVGFSSLFYKMAPRFMARFFPYSHGGVKRVTPDFLKTNLRALAAEINSPSAVKSTGPIKRVAFFSGCMTDLAFPETGLKVIEGLKRAGVEVVFPKEQVCCGAPAYYNGDLATTKALARKNIEVLNALNADAIVYSCATCGSVLGETYHQLFPGDKMVEELTAKVVDYQKLLIELSVESIIAPQNGAGRKIKVTYHDPCHLKRGMGVFREPRKLLKSLPNVEFVEMEGADRCCGGSGTFGLKFYGMSMDIGKFKVDAIKKSGADMVVTACPSCQLQLADSLHRFGSDIPVVHTADLVDVALARASAAPRNINTHSSNETNSAASVRG, from the coding sequence ATGGAGAAGTTTAAGTACGATTTTCTGGAATCTGTCCGGGACGAGATAGATAAATGCACCAAATGCGCCTCTTGCCAGGCGGGGTGCCCCACCTATGAGAACTCCGGTTCGGAAACCCTGGTGGCCCGGGGCAAGATACGGCTGGCCAAGGGGGCTTTATCCGGCGAAACGGATATCACCGGCAGGATAGCCAACGATTTCTCGCAGTGTTTGTCGTGCATGAACTGTCTGGCGTCGTGCCCATCGGGGGTGGACACCATGAAGATATTCTCCGCCATGCGGGCGGAGATAAACCGGGAAAACGGCTCGGGCCCCATCGCGGGGTTCATTTTCAAATACCTGCTCCCCTACCCGGCCCGGTTGAACATTCTGGCCAAACTGGTAGGGTTTAGCTCCCTTTTCTATAAAATGGCCCCCCGGTTCATGGCGCGGTTTTTTCCATACTCCCACGGCGGGGTGAAACGGGTCACGCCCGATTTTCTTAAAACGAACCTGCGGGCGCTGGCGGCGGAAATCAACAGCCCAAGCGCGGTGAAATCCACCGGCCCCATAAAACGGGTGGCGTTCTTCTCCGGATGCATGACAGACCTGGCCTTTCCGGAGACCGGGCTTAAAGTGATTGAAGGTCTGAAACGCGCCGGGGTGGAAGTAGTGTTCCCCAAAGAGCAGGTATGTTGCGGCGCTCCAGCCTATTACAATGGGGACCTTGCGACCACAAAGGCCCTGGCCCGGAAGAACATAGAGGTGTTAAACGCCCTCAACGCCGACGCCATAGTGTATTCCTGCGCCACCTGCGGCTCGGTGCTGGGGGAAACCTATCACCAGCTTTTCCCCGGCGACAAAATGGTGGAGGAGCTTACAGCCAAAGTTGTGGACTACCAGAAGCTATTGATAGAGCTTTCTGTGGAATCCATCATCGCCCCCCAGAACGGCGCCGGACGGAAGATTAAGGTGACATATCACGACCCCTGTCATTTAAAACGGGGCATGGGGGTGTTCCGCGAGCCGCGCAAACTGCTCAAGAGCCTGCCCAACGTGGAGTTTGTGGAGATGGAGGGGGCCGACAGGTGTTGCGGCGGCTCCGGAACCTTCGGGCTGAAGTTTTACGGCATGTCCATGGACATAGGCAAGTTCAAGGTGGACGCCATAAAGAAAAGCGGCGCGGACATGGTGGTAACCGCCTGCCCCTCGTGCCAGTTACAGTTGGCCGATTCGCTCCACCGCTTCGGGAGCGATATACCCGTGGTTCACACCGCCGATTTGGTGGACGTGGCCCTGGCCCGCGCCAGCGCCGCGCCACGGAACATAAACACCCATTCCAGCAACGAGACCAACAGCGCCGCCAGCGTAAGGGGTTGA
- a CDS encoding VWA domain-containing protein has translation MRFHDPQFALLLLIIPLAAGLAVWGLRRNAGALSSMFTPKLMGRIVERGPFGKGYLTVATLCVVAALVVVSLMRPQYGVKPTEITRAGIDIMILLDTSQSMASRDIKPSRFERARHEVSRLISELEGNRMGLMVFAGRSFVECPLTTDVSTLRLFLDSVDLSAVPVPGTAIGEAVRGASAAFGKSKAKTRAVILVTDGEDLEGEAAEAAKIAAQSGIVIFPVGIGSPSGAPVPETDDKGNVTGYKTDENGDTVISRLDADSLKEIARATGGAFHATTGESLDLTSLVDTLKGLEKTDITSQEFTEYEDRYQPLTLAALLVSLLEWVFMFRGAALARARATSTKSAV, from the coding sequence ATGAGATTTCACGATCCCCAATTCGCCCTCCTGCTTCTAATCATCCCGCTGGCCGCTGGGCTGGCGGTTTGGGGGCTTCGGAGAAACGCCGGGGCATTATCGAGCATGTTCACGCCGAAACTTATGGGCAGGATTGTGGAGCGCGGGCCTTTCGGCAAGGGATATTTAACCGTGGCCACGCTTTGCGTTGTGGCGGCGCTTGTTGTTGTGTCGCTCATGCGGCCGCAATATGGCGTGAAACCCACCGAGATAACCCGGGCCGGGATAGACATCATGATACTGCTGGACACATCCCAAAGCATGGCCTCAAGAGACATCAAGCCCAGCCGGTTTGAACGAGCCAGGCACGAGGTGTCGCGGCTTATCTCCGAACTGGAGGGGAACCGCATGGGGCTGATGGTTTTCGCCGGGAGAAGCTTTGTGGAATGCCCTTTGACCACCGACGTGTCCACCCTGCGGCTGTTTCTGGACAGTGTTGACTTGAGCGCCGTGCCCGTGCCCGGCACCGCCATCGGCGAAGCGGTGAGGGGCGCATCGGCGGCCTTCGGCAAGAGCAAGGCCAAAACCCGCGCCGTGATATTGGTGACTGATGGCGAGGACCTGGAGGGGGAGGCGGCGGAGGCGGCAAAAATCGCGGCTCAATCGGGGATAGTCATTTTCCCGGTTGGTATAGGGTCGCCATCTGGCGCGCCAGTGCCGGAGACGGACGACAAGGGTAACGTGACGGGTTATAAAACCGATGAGAACGGCGACACGGTGATATCCCGGCTGGACGCGGATTCGCTGAAAGAGATAGCCCGGGCCACCGGCGGCGCGTTCCACGCCACCACCGGCGAAAGCCTGGATCTAACCAGCCTGGTGGATACGCTAAAGGGGTTGGAGAAAACCGACATCACTTCGCAGGAGTTTACGGAGTACGAGGACCGCTATCAACCCCTTACGCTGGCGGCGCTGTTGGTCTCGTTGCTGGAATGGGTGTTTATGTTCCGTGGCGCGGCGCTGGCGCGGGCCAGGGCCACGTCCACCAAATCGGCGGTGTGA